From Sporosarcina sp. Te-1, the proteins below share one genomic window:
- a CDS encoding immunity 70 family protein — translation MAVGFKVKYYWYQVGHGDFLHSFFSTISYHLEQNGWGTEYPFLLNELYNGKLENKNIDSAITELEAIKKKLQKFSPSQVIWDIDDLSKRPPWGDNISNDITNLSNYFVTSEGEDLINMLMKALEKGKKTNSDVYIESI, via the coding sequence ATGGCGGTGGGATTTAAGGTGAAATATTACTGGTATCAAGTTGGGCATGGCGATTTCTTACACTCTTTTTTCTCTACAATAAGCTATCATTTAGAACAAAATGGATGGGGAACTGAATATCCTTTCTTATTAAACGAACTCTATAACGGGAAACTTGAGAATAAGAATATTGATAGCGCTATAACTGAATTAGAAGCAATTAAAAAGAAATTACAGAAATTTAGTCCATCACAAGTAATATGGGATATTGATGACTTATCTAAAAGACCGCCTTGGGGTGATAATATTAGTAATGATATCACAAACTTATCTAACTATTTCGTAACAAGTGAGGGTGAGGACTTAATAAATATGTTAATGAAAGCATTAGAGAAGGGGAAAAAAACTAATTCCGATGTTTATATAGAAAGTATATAA
- a CDS encoding ribonuclease YeeF family protein, with amino-acid sequence MKILSVSPFQEGLQRNITMLDRLSTEMETIDRAVRDLVEMEEQLKGMGGSAIRSFYRECHLPFLLFFRMFSNRFKQVLHQMEAALHSLEPDPSGYIDEQFLEGELEQGLTLIGRLTASLTDEANSIMDKVSDIVALPHLDDSEVQEGVIHSKRKRDDTIVQLYEFDVAQTFALNAIEHDLLAMDNWLATIEGLFQSGVQDINFQPSQWNVLTFGSEIRTELLPKVFLDPWGNEHEKLLGTMLTAATFKTLEGKKVNTIDQNVDENVKYHVYNNGLLIKEYMVGSSVFYEVVPHVEYKEEEIITATVAEENNWVDDLQFGLDLVGLIPVIGEPADGLNAIIYAARGDTVNAALSVGGMIPVAGWFSTGGKLVYKSTTNVKQVKNVVSTDAMKSIYTPVYQDVINNPLSRTQFHLGKMDDLPMDIGKVQPQYELLMANGYHYSTPSNFTFNKPYVVKDISAPSTSGVSDVKVDTKKNVNVETNGIDKTRPSWRQSEIDVEKDLPEYNAQKSFKDGKEVPYGEKGSSRPDLYQTGHSIEVKNYKITTSSGRSRLVNNVSRQVEKRISDLPNGTKQSVIIDIRGQNVSDEILDELYEKIMNKTNGKVEIRFKTN; translated from the coding sequence ATGAAAATATTGAGTGTCAGTCCATTTCAAGAGGGACTTCAACGGAACATAACAATGTTAGACAGGCTAAGCACGGAAATGGAAACAATTGACCGTGCCGTGCGCGATCTCGTTGAAATGGAGGAACAGCTGAAAGGAATGGGGGGCAGTGCGATTCGTTCCTTTTACCGGGAATGTCATTTACCCTTTCTTCTTTTCTTTCGGATGTTTTCAAATCGGTTTAAACAAGTGCTTCACCAGATGGAAGCTGCACTTCATTCTCTCGAACCCGATCCATCCGGGTACATAGATGAACAATTCCTTGAGGGTGAGCTGGAACAGGGACTTACGCTAATTGGCCGTCTCACGGCGAGTTTGACGGATGAGGCAAACAGTATCATGGACAAAGTAAGTGATATTGTCGCCCTGCCCCATTTAGATGATAGTGAAGTACAGGAGGGGGTCATTCACTCCAAACGGAAACGTGATGATACCATCGTCCAACTTTATGAATTTGATGTAGCGCAGACTTTCGCACTGAATGCCATTGAACATGACTTGCTGGCAATGGATAATTGGCTTGCTACTATCGAGGGACTTTTCCAATCAGGAGTGCAGGACATAAACTTCCAGCCGAGCCAATGGAATGTGTTAACGTTCGGAAGTGAAATCAGAACGGAACTATTACCAAAAGTGTTCTTAGACCCTTGGGGGAACGAGCATGAGAAGCTGCTCGGCACGATGCTTACTGCCGCTACTTTTAAAACTCTGGAAGGGAAGAAAGTAAACACGATCGATCAGAATGTGGACGAAAATGTGAAATACCATGTCTATAATAACGGTTTGCTTATTAAAGAGTATATGGTAGGCTCAAGCGTTTTCTATGAGGTTGTTCCCCATGTAGAGTATAAGGAAGAAGAGATCATTACAGCTACCGTAGCCGAAGAAAACAACTGGGTGGATGATCTTCAGTTTGGATTAGATCTGGTAGGGCTTATCCCTGTAATTGGTGAACCAGCGGATGGATTAAATGCAATTATCTATGCCGCGCGAGGGGATACGGTAAACGCGGCCCTTTCTGTTGGGGGAATGATTCCTGTTGCAGGATGGTTCAGCACTGGTGGGAAGTTGGTTTATAAATCAACAACTAATGTAAAACAAGTTAAAAATGTGGTCAGCACAGATGCGATGAAGTCGATCTATACGCCAGTTTACCAAGACGTCATCAACAACCCGCTTAGCAGAACACAATTTCATTTAGGAAAGATGGATGACTTGCCAATGGATATAGGCAAAGTTCAACCTCAATATGAGTTATTAATGGCAAACGGTTACCATTATAGCACGCCGAGTAACTTTACATTCAATAAACCGTATGTAGTGAAGGATATTTCTGCGCCTAGTACAAGTGGAGTTAGTGATGTTAAGGTTGATACGAAGAAGAATGTGAATGTCGAGACTAATGGTATAGATAAAACTAGACCATCTTGGAGACAGTCTGAAATTGATGTAGAGAAGGATCTCCCTGAGTATAATGCTCAAAAGTCTTTTAAAGATGGTAAAGAAGTACCTTACGGAGAAAAAGGTAGTTCTAGACCAGATTTGTATCAGACTGGTCATAGCATTGAAGTGAAAAATTATAAAATTACTACTTCCAGCGGACGGAGTAGATTGGTTAACAACGTGTCAAGACAGGTGGAAAAAAGAATAAGCGATTTGCCTAACGGTACAAAACAGTCTGTTATAATTGATATTAGAGGACAAAATGTATCAGATGAAATACTAGATGAATTATATGAAAAGATTATGAATAAAACAAATGGTAAAGTAGAAATAAGATTTAAAACAAATTGA
- a CDS encoding alpha/beta fold hydrolase: protein MSKIKKKKGKKILYVFAWFLGIMVCLNVIGFAINKLFFSNELEAISPYGEMVEVNNQNMHVYSIGQGEKTIVLLPGFGLPLPSADFGPLMRELSKEYTVVTIEYFGMGFSDETDTPRTNENYMEEIRTALSKADVKPPYVLMPHSASGVYSEYYAAKYPEEVSAIIMLDTTPSGDMQPNIQTFMLEPRNIKILYGFNTLLQQTGFNRIINGMLPSDQTVENGYTEKEISDNKLFSYHVVNDTIINQASSLNDNVNEVNSIVFPSEVPVLKLISSVSQKQLKEGEDIQKSHLKRLGANAESQIIDGSHGFFQTHVTDISNATNNFLKKID from the coding sequence TTGAGTAAAATTAAAAAGAAAAAAGGTAAAAAGATCTTGTATGTTTTTGCATGGTTCTTAGGAATAATGGTTTGTCTGAATGTAATAGGATTTGCAATCAACAAACTATTTTTTTCAAATGAGCTTGAGGCGATCTCGCCTTACGGGGAAATGGTAGAAGTAAACAATCAGAACATGCACGTCTATTCAATAGGACAGGGAGAGAAAACCATTGTTTTGTTACCGGGTTTTGGATTGCCTTTGCCAAGTGCAGATTTTGGCCCCTTAATGAGAGAACTCTCGAAGGAATATACTGTTGTTACTATTGAATATTTTGGAATGGGGTTCAGTGACGAGACAGATACGCCACGAACCAATGAAAATTATATGGAAGAAATCAGAACAGCTTTATCTAAGGCTGACGTGAAGCCGCCGTATGTCTTAATGCCTCATTCTGCGTCCGGAGTTTATAGCGAATATTATGCAGCAAAATATCCTGAGGAAGTCTCTGCGATTATTATGCTAGATACAACGCCATCAGGAGATATGCAACCTAATATACAAACCTTCATGTTGGAACCTAGAAATATAAAAATCCTGTATGGTTTTAATACGTTACTTCAACAAACTGGATTTAATCGAATCATCAATGGAATGCTACCTTCTGATCAAACAGTGGAAAATGGCTATACCGAAAAAGAAATTAGTGATAATAAATTATTTTCTTATCATGTTGTCAACGATACGATTATTAATCAGGCTTCGAGTTTAAATGACAATGTCAATGAGGTAAACAGCATCGTCTTCCCTTCAGAAGTACCAGTACTGAAATTAATATCCTCAGTTTCTCAAAAACAACTAAAAGAAGGAGAAGACATTCAAAAAAGTCACTTGAAACGACTTGGTGCAAATGCCGAGTCCCAAATTATTGACGGCTCTCATGGATTCTTTCAAACACATGTTACAGATATCAGCAATGCCACAAATAATTTCCTTAAAAAAATCGACTAA
- a CDS encoding YolD-like family protein — MKVKGDIKDRGNIKWTALMLPEHVRHLRDWQAEDELVPEPGLTEFDMESMQLELELAYKRQIDTMVTKQKEIIN; from the coding sequence ATGAAGGTAAAGGGAGACATAAAAGACCGAGGAAATATAAAGTGGACCGCATTGATGCTGCCAGAGCACGTTCGGCATTTGCGTGACTGGCAGGCAGAGGATGAGTTGGTGCCGGAGCCTGGCTTAACTGAATTCGATATGGAGTCAATGCAGTTGGAACTGGAACTAGCGTACAAACGCCAGATTGACACAATGGTAACCAAACAAAAGGAGATCATCAATTGA
- a CDS encoding transcriptional regulator produces MCVFLEKSVKYGELLDMMYLAADGSISKRRIKVLQVGDVSFRAFCYLRESKRTFTIDNVLALDPVIAKERRVI; encoded by the coding sequence GTGTGCGTATTTTTGGAGAAGTCGGTTAAATATGGAGAGTTATTAGATATGATGTATTTGGCAGCTGATGGATCGATCAGCAAGAGAAGAATTAAAGTGTTGCAAGTCGGCGATGTATCTTTCCGTGCATTTTGTTATCTAAGGGAATCCAAGCGTACTTTTACTATCGACAATGTGCTGGCACTCGATCCCGTTATTGCAAAGGAAAGAAGGGTTATTTAA
- a CDS encoding YncE family protein yields MDFYNYYSCNFYNYYSCISRKCIIDECSCSKVCRLPVHIGPFRATGPTELLSVNRIYVANFNENTVSVIDGATNAVIATIPVGVNPAGVAVNPLTNRIYVANRLSDNVSVIDGVTNTVIATVLVGDEAGDAGVNIATNVIYTANFNSLDLTEDVTVISGLTNTVIDTIIIPGLNLATGIDTNSLTNRIYVANFNFDTVSVIDGATNTLITNIPVQVNPFRLGINPDTNRIYVSNFTSNTVSVIDGVSNSVIDTVPVGITPGEVGVNTSTNTIYVPNRDSNNVSVISGLTNTVIATIPVGTNPNGVGVNPITNFIYVTNQDDNTVSVINGVTNIVIATIPVGARPFSVGVNP; encoded by the coding sequence ATGGATTTTTATAACTATTACTCTTGTAATTTTTATAACTATTACTCTTGTATAAGTCGTAAATGTATTATCGATGAATGCTCCTGCAGTAAAGTTTGCAGACTACCTGTACACATAGGACCATTCAGAGCTACGGGACCCACGGAACTATTATCAGTAAATCGTATTTATGTAGCAAATTTTAATGAAAATACCGTTTCTGTAATTGATGGTGCAACCAATGCAGTAATTGCTACCATTCCAGTTGGAGTCAATCCAGCAGGGGTAGCTGTCAATCCTTTAACCAACCGAATTTATGTAGCAAATAGGCTTAGTGATAATGTTTCCGTAATTGATGGAGTAACTAATACGGTAATTGCTACCGTTCTAGTTGGGGATGAAGCTGGGGACGCAGGGGTCAATATAGCTACCAATGTCATTTATACGGCAAATTTCAATTCATTAGACTTAACTGAAGATGTTACCGTGATTAGCGGATTGACCAACACGGTGATTGATACTATTATAATCCCAGGTCTCAATTTAGCAACTGGGATAGATACCAATTCATTAACTAACCGTATTTATGTGGCCAATTTCAATTTTGATACCGTTTCTGTAATAGATGGAGCAACCAATACATTGATTACTAATATTCCAGTTCAAGTTAATCCATTCAGATTAGGAATCAATCCAGACACTAATCGTATTTATGTATCAAATTTCACCAGTAATACAGTTTCCGTGATTGATGGAGTAAGCAATTCGGTGATTGATACTGTTCCTGTTGGGATTACTCCAGGTGAAGTGGGGGTTAATACTTCTACAAATACTATTTACGTACCAAATCGAGACAGTAATAATGTTTCAGTGATTAGCGGATTAACGAACACTGTGATCGCTACTATTCCAGTCGGGACTAATCCGAATGGAGTTGGAGTCAATCCCATAACCAATTTTATTTATGTAACAAATCAGGATGATAATACTGTTTCCGTCATTAACGGAGTAACTAATATAGTGATTGCTACGATTCCAGTCGGAGCTCGTCCGTTTTCAGTAGGTGTCAATCCTTAA